From one Longimicrobium sp. genomic stretch:
- a CDS encoding glycine--tRNA ligase, which translates to MDKLVSLSKRRGYVFQSSEIYGGTGSVWDYGPLGVELKRNVKEAWWRAMVHMRDDIEGLDAAILMHPRVWEASGHVENFTDPLVECRNCHRRFRVDTLLAETGAPDLEHAQCPSCGKTGEWTEPREFNLMFKTFMGPAEDTASVIYLRPETAQGIYVNFLNVQQSARQRVPFGIAQIGKAFRNEITPGNFTFRTREFEQMEMQFFVEPESAGEWFERWRELRWRWHLDTIGLDESRLRYAPHEKLAHYAKAAGDVEFFFGGTIGDEGWGEIEGIHNRSDFDLGRHQEYSGKRLEYIDPVANKRYLPWIIETSAGADRVTLAVLANAYREEEVEGETRVVLSIKPSLAPLKTGVFPLVKKDGMPERATQIHEDLRARGIPSFYDESGAIGRRYRRQDEAGTPFGITVDGETMENGTVTVRERDTMQQTRISQDEIARYLEERIR; encoded by the coding sequence ATGGACAAGCTCGTATCCCTCTCCAAGCGGCGGGGATACGTCTTCCAGTCGAGCGAGATCTACGGCGGCACCGGCAGCGTGTGGGACTACGGCCCGCTGGGCGTGGAGCTCAAGCGCAACGTGAAGGAGGCCTGGTGGCGCGCCATGGTGCACATGCGCGACGACATCGAGGGGCTCGACGCCGCCATCCTCATGCACCCGCGCGTGTGGGAGGCCAGCGGCCACGTGGAGAACTTCACCGACCCGCTGGTGGAGTGCCGCAACTGCCACCGCCGCTTCCGCGTGGACACGCTGCTGGCCGAGACCGGCGCGCCCGACCTGGAGCACGCGCAGTGCCCCAGCTGCGGCAAGACCGGCGAGTGGACGGAGCCGCGCGAGTTCAACCTGATGTTCAAGACGTTCATGGGGCCGGCCGAGGACACCGCCTCGGTCATCTACCTGCGCCCCGAGACGGCGCAGGGGATCTACGTGAACTTCCTGAACGTGCAGCAGAGCGCCCGCCAGCGGGTGCCCTTCGGGATCGCGCAGATCGGCAAGGCGTTCCGCAACGAGATCACGCCGGGGAACTTCACCTTCCGCACGCGCGAGTTCGAGCAGATGGAGATGCAGTTCTTCGTCGAGCCCGAATCCGCCGGCGAGTGGTTCGAGCGGTGGCGCGAGCTGCGCTGGCGCTGGCACCTGGACACCATCGGGCTGGACGAAAGCCGCCTGCGCTACGCGCCGCACGAGAAGCTGGCGCACTACGCGAAGGCGGCGGGCGACGTGGAGTTCTTCTTCGGCGGCACCATCGGCGACGAGGGGTGGGGCGAGATCGAGGGGATCCACAACCGCAGCGACTTCGACCTGGGCCGCCACCAGGAGTACAGCGGGAAGCGGCTGGAGTACATCGACCCGGTCGCCAACAAGCGCTACCTCCCCTGGATCATCGAGACCTCGGCGGGGGCCGACCGGGTGACGCTGGCGGTGCTGGCCAACGCCTACCGCGAGGAGGAGGTGGAGGGCGAGACGCGCGTGGTTCTCTCCATCAAGCCGTCGCTGGCGCCGCTGAAGACGGGCGTGTTCCCGCTGGTGAAGAAGGACGGGATGCCCGAGCGCGCCACGCAGATCCACGAGGACCTGCGCGCGCGCGGCATCCCCAGCTTCTACGACGAGTCGGGGGCCATCGGGCGGCGCTACCGACGCCAGGACGAGGCGGGCACGCCGTTCGGGATCACCGTGGACGGCGAGACGATGGAGAACGGCACGGTGACCGTCCGCGAGCGCGACACCATGCAGCAGACCCGCATCTCGCAGGACGAGATCGCGCGCTACCTGGAAGAGCGCATCCGGTAG